The Carassius auratus strain Wakin unplaced genomic scaffold, ASM336829v1 scaf_tig00049318, whole genome shotgun sequence genome includes a window with the following:
- the LOC113089295 gene encoding uncharacterized protein LOC113089295 → MAGYTAHRRQRALLSSTQSPIQGISSVCFQASGSVSSEGGRNGPQAWNPKAEMDTCHAGPHPVLRDPTRRRGSAPESFSSSISSITITSRKVTHTNSRPPSPAMNSLADGHRKALAVKVTEQRMKSTSSQTIASTSGSDREEKDHGVVLRRKATIVKMTEQRERFSPAKYRHSYTEGLHNESKVNPSPSNQPCQHRSSLSLFLNNPNESSAAGESDTKASKPPRRPLSCDASLFNCTQLGSNAVTHPVFHNQSSPVPQKTNIDLVRSSIGEARRRWASGGEVGIVKKEWGREEPVSGINPLTLLKAEDTSADLSADAVLALNAAAVIANIKLQAQQRRTTSHTATAVCLSEDIRQSEHRELKEESAGADGKKKTCPADQCVDFVPFESQNDLSETALAPLSLSEALASRRPDFIQRSQARVRALERRSQERQNSLSSPQTLQSGESLVKSKDRSIMGKSLQLQSRRSYNQLPHVKKRREEEKRKIEEEKRKLASRTNRLRAELFKKKLLEQILQRRGNH, encoded by the exons ATGGCAGGATACACCGCACACAGGAGGCAGAGAGCACTTCTTTCATCCACACAAAGCCCAATTCAAGGGATTTCATCTGTTTGCTTCCAGGCTTCGGGATCCGTGAGCTCTGAGGGAGGACGAAATGGACCGCAAGCCTGGAATCCGAAAGCCGAGATGGACACATGCCACGCTGGACCTCATCCCGTGTTGAGAGATCCCACACGCAGGCGTGGAAGCGCGCCGGAGTCCTTCAGCTCCTCGATATCGTCCATCACTATCACTTCCAGGAAGGTCACGCACACAAACTCCAGGCCTCCGAGTCCAGCGATGAACAGCCTCGCCGATGGACACAGAAAAGCTTTAGCGGTCAAAGTCACTGAACAGAGGATGAAAAGCACTTCTAGCCAGACCATCGCCTCGACCTCTGGCTCTGATCGTGAAGAGAAGGACCACGGCGTAGTACTGAGAAGAAAGGCAACCATTGTGAAAATGACTGAACAGAGAGAGCGTTTCAGTCCAGCGAAATACAGACACAGCTACACTGAAGGACTCCATAATGAATCCAAAGTCAATCCCTCACCATCAAACCAACC GTGCCAGCACAGATCTAGCCTGTCTCTCTTCCTCAACAACCCAAACGAAAGCAGCGCGGCAGGGGAGAGCGACACCAAAGCGTCCAAGCCTCCTCGACGGCCTCTCAGCTGCGACGCAAGTCTGTTTAACTGCACACAACTTGGCAGTAATGCAGTTACACATCCAGTGTTTCACAACCAGAGCTCTCCTGTTCCCCAGAAGACAAATATTGACCTTGTTAGATCCAGCATCGGCGAAGCAAGAAGGCGCTGGGCCTCCGGTGGCGAGGTGGGCATTGTGAAGAAAGAGTGGGGTCGTGAGGAACCTGTTTCAGGAATCAATCCTCTCACACTACTAAAAGCAGAAG ATACCTCGGCTGATCTGAGCGCAGACGCCGTCCTGGCCCTGAACGCTGCTGCGGTTATCGCCAACATAAAGCTGCAGGCCCAGCAGAGACGAACTACATCCCACACAGCAACAGCAG TGTGTTTATCAGAAGATATAAGGCAAAGTGAACACAGAGAGCTCAAAGAAGAGAGTGCTGGTGCTgatggaaagaaaaaaacatgtccAGCAGATCAATGTGTGGATTTTGTCCCATTCGAGTCCCAAAATGACCTGTCTGAAACTGCTTTGGCTCCACTGTCACTTAGT GAGGCTTTAGCGAGCAGACGGCCTGATTTCATCCAGCGCTCACAGGCCAGGGTTCGAGCCCTGGAGAGAAGGTCACAGGAGAGGCAGAACTCCCTCAGCTCACCACAGACACTCCAGAGCGGAG aaaGCCTTGTGAAATCCAAAGACAGAAGCATCATGGGAAAGAGTCTACAGCTGCAGTCCAGGAG GAGTTATAACCAGCTGCCTCATGTGAAGAAGAGGAGAGAGGAAGAAAAGAGGAAAATagaagaggagaaaagaaaactggCATCTCGGACCAACAGGCTGCGGGCAGAGCTCTTTAAAAAG aaacTTCTGGAGCAGATTTTGCAGAGGAGAGGAAATCACTGA